In Persicimonas caeni, a single window of DNA contains:
- a CDS encoding DUF3857 domain-containing protein, translating into MHLKPNRVKLLLTAIAAASLLSASPAWAQQQDDRSAQAEVEALLGEVANEARPAVAMGKVRALERFAPYVPNGFFAKALEAAAQKTPSPLVRFRLLRAAEGARLDSRDFTHGKDGMNGPMGKQGCVTDWTLVGPFDNPSMEAFHVKLGPEEGASGPYAGKMTEVDWRANPDYDRLCQFDLDYTVEPNTAAVVYLASEIDAKRAGEARLLLGADGAFKVWLNGKPVAYRGEDLGLGIDGEAWKIDLEKGKNQLLVKLGSTGDGSLGLTARVVDPQLRPIDDLASAGTWNAGKVEKVEKDKLKPTGQGIAARAAKQAAKVSKRVRASEMADAVWAAWLWSQVEPLDAATPWRSTGDKIVAAAKKKAGAVPARELAMAAELFEEHWKKLDLLQRAHKLAPSDPWIAARLAAEYGASIATATQLKEREVLDELRAQHPGFLAAYASLADWYANRGFAEKALRVLEAYNADDRMKVSAYVGRLAYLTYQVGKREQAEKLYRKMEKLSAFNTSYAWKRAGDLIAKGEHDEALAIIRDQREFAPHSLRWGIREAETLRAKGDTKAALAELDELLAERPGNTGLYRRKAEMLVALDRTDEAVAVVDQAIAQKPQDAQLRQFKRFLEPNANRFYEPWMVEDIQKIAKKAPAGSFNYDTIVDQKLVRVAPNGLATEVIQRADRVITSEGIDSAKFHRVSYQTGDEQVEVLSVKVHKADGTVSEDYDQWHSGGSRKGSTTYNDGAYVNLRANNVEVGDIVEFRYRVSQIANENFRGDYFGDVTYINSTKPIAFARYAVHYPRSWDLYFRAPKAEHKKLEDALPGDAKLEKNYRVTAFEMSDIEDVETDPGQPGYTDVYDYVLVSNKKTYDEVGNWWWNLIKEQLIVDETIRNKVAELTEGLKTEEQKVEAIHNYVVKNTRYLHVGLGIHGWKPYRTTTCFRNRYGDCKDKAALLKVMLDEAGVPAKMVLVRTRKLGTVEKFPASMHIFNHAITYVPSMDLYLDGTAEYNGTTELTPMDQGAQALIVDDGGAAKMVTLPIDEPTDNLLRREMTVDLTGDSPLTEGRLVARGQNAVYYRRSLEDPERRDEVFEKQLAGVYPGAELISATYKNLGDLEKPVEISFKFKGGRLERSNHGREFIFPYGAPKDLLSAYAKQASRTQDLTIRLPFENHTTMRYRLPATESFEQVPRDTKVESKFGTVTIDFDKKSDHLSVDIRYNIAVQRIKAEDYPKFRQFVSEMTAALNETIGIGKEQ; encoded by the coding sequence TTTGCACCGTACGTGCCCAACGGCTTCTTCGCAAAAGCGCTCGAAGCCGCCGCCCAGAAGACGCCTTCGCCGCTGGTCCGGTTCCGGCTGCTGCGCGCCGCCGAGGGCGCACGACTCGACAGCCGTGACTTCACCCACGGCAAAGACGGCATGAACGGCCCGATGGGCAAACAGGGCTGCGTGACCGACTGGACGCTCGTGGGACCCTTCGACAACCCGTCGATGGAAGCGTTTCACGTGAAACTCGGCCCCGAAGAGGGCGCCTCCGGCCCGTATGCGGGCAAGATGACCGAGGTCGATTGGCGCGCCAACCCCGATTACGACCGGCTGTGCCAATTTGATCTCGACTACACCGTCGAGCCCAACACCGCCGCGGTGGTCTATCTGGCCAGCGAAATCGACGCCAAGCGCGCCGGCGAGGCGAGGCTCTTGTTGGGTGCCGACGGGGCGTTCAAGGTGTGGCTCAACGGCAAGCCCGTGGCCTATCGCGGCGAAGATCTGGGGCTGGGCATCGACGGCGAGGCCTGGAAGATCGACCTCGAGAAGGGCAAGAACCAGCTTCTGGTCAAGCTCGGCTCGACCGGCGACGGCAGCCTCGGGCTGACCGCCCGTGTGGTCGACCCGCAGCTTCGACCGATCGACGACCTCGCTTCTGCGGGGACGTGGAACGCGGGGAAGGTCGAAAAGGTCGAGAAGGACAAGCTGAAGCCGACCGGGCAGGGCATCGCGGCTCGAGCCGCTAAGCAAGCCGCCAAGGTGAGTAAGCGGGTCAGAGCGAGTGAGATGGCCGACGCCGTGTGGGCTGCGTGGCTGTGGAGCCAGGTCGAGCCCCTCGACGCGGCCACCCCGTGGCGAAGCACCGGCGACAAAATCGTCGCCGCGGCGAAAAAGAAAGCCGGCGCGGTTCCGGCACGCGAACTCGCCATGGCCGCCGAGCTCTTCGAAGAGCACTGGAAGAAGCTCGACCTGCTGCAGCGCGCCCATAAGCTCGCCCCGTCCGACCCATGGATCGCCGCGCGCTTGGCCGCCGAGTACGGCGCGAGCATCGCCACGGCGACGCAACTCAAGGAGCGCGAGGTCCTCGACGAGTTGCGCGCCCAGCACCCCGGCTTTTTGGCGGCCTACGCCTCGCTGGCCGACTGGTACGCCAACCGCGGCTTCGCCGAAAAGGCGCTGCGCGTGCTCGAGGCCTACAATGCCGACGACCGCATGAAGGTGTCGGCGTACGTGGGGCGTCTGGCCTATCTGACCTACCAAGTGGGCAAGCGCGAGCAGGCCGAGAAGCTGTACCGCAAGATGGAGAAGCTGTCGGCGTTTAACACCTCCTACGCCTGGAAGCGCGCCGGCGACCTCATCGCCAAAGGCGAGCACGACGAGGCGCTCGCGATTATCCGCGACCAGCGCGAATTCGCGCCCCATTCGCTGCGCTGGGGCATCCGTGAGGCCGAGACGCTGCGCGCCAAGGGTGACACAAAGGCCGCGCTCGCCGAGCTCGACGAGCTTCTGGCCGAGCGCCCGGGCAACACCGGCCTGTACCGCCGCAAAGCCGAGATGCTCGTCGCGCTCGACAGGACCGACGAGGCCGTGGCGGTCGTCGACCAGGCGATCGCCCAGAAGCCGCAGGACGCCCAGCTTCGCCAGTTCAAGCGCTTCCTCGAGCCGAACGCGAACCGCTTTTACGAGCCGTGGATGGTCGAGGATATCCAGAAGATCGCCAAAAAGGCGCCCGCCGGCTCGTTCAACTACGACACCATCGTCGACCAGAAGCTCGTGCGCGTGGCCCCCAACGGGTTGGCCACCGAGGTGATCCAGCGCGCTGATCGCGTCATCACCAGCGAGGGCATCGACTCGGCCAAGTTCCACCGGGTGAGCTACCAGACCGGCGACGAGCAGGTCGAGGTGCTCTCGGTCAAGGTGCATAAGGCCGACGGCACCGTCTCCGAGGACTACGACCAGTGGCACTCGGGCGGCTCGCGCAAAGGCTCGACGACCTACAACGACGGCGCCTACGTCAACCTGCGCGCCAACAACGTCGAGGTGGGCGATATCGTCGAGTTCCGCTATCGCGTCAGCCAGATCGCCAACGAAAACTTCCGCGGCGACTATTTCGGCGACGTCACCTACATCAACAGCACCAAGCCGATCGCGTTTGCGCGCTACGCGGTGCATTACCCAAGGAGCTGGGACCTGTATTTCCGCGCGCCCAAGGCCGAGCACAAGAAGCTCGAAGACGCGCTGCCGGGCGACGCCAAGCTCGAGAAGAACTATCGGGTGACCGCTTTCGAGATGAGCGATATCGAGGACGTCGAGACCGACCCCGGCCAGCCCGGCTACACCGATGTTTACGACTACGTGTTGGTCTCGAATAAGAAGACCTACGATGAGGTCGGCAACTGGTGGTGGAACCTCATCAAAGAGCAGCTCATCGTCGACGAGACGATTCGCAACAAGGTCGCCGAGCTGACCGAGGGCCTGAAGACCGAGGAACAGAAGGTCGAGGCGATCCACAACTACGTGGTCAAGAATACCCGCTACCTGCACGTCGGTCTGGGGATCCACGGCTGGAAGCCCTACCGGACGACGACCTGCTTCCGGAACCGCTACGGCGACTGCAAGGACAAAGCAGCGCTGCTCAAGGTGATGCTCGACGAGGCGGGCGTGCCCGCCAAGATGGTGCTGGTGCGCACCCGCAAGCTTGGCACCGTCGAGAAGTTCCCGGCCTCCATGCATATCTTCAACCACGCCATCACCTACGTGCCGAGCATGGATCTGTATCTGGACGGCACGGCCGAATATAACGGCACCACCGAGCTGACCCCGATGGACCAGGGCGCCCAGGCGCTCATCGTCGACGACGGCGGCGCGGCCAAGATGGTCACGCTGCCCATCGACGAGCCCACCGACAACCTGCTCCGCCGGGAGATGACCGTCGACCTGACTGGCGACTCGCCGCTGACCGAGGGGCGCCTGGTCGCCCGCGGCCAAAACGCGGTGTACTACCGCCGCTCGCTCGAAGATCCGGAGCGGCGCGACGAGGTCTTCGAGAAGCAATTGGCCGGGGTTTACCCGGGCGCCGAACTCATCAGCGCCACGTACAAGAACCTGGGCGACCTCGAGAAACCGGTCGAAATCTCCTTCAAGTTCAAGGGCGGGCGCCTCGAGCGCTCGAACCACGGCAGAGAGTTCATCTTCCCGTACGGAGCGCCCAAAGATCTGCTGTCGGCCTACGCCAAGCAGGCCTCGCGCACCCAGGATTTGACGATTCGCCTGCCGTTCGAAAACCACACCACGATGCGCTACCGCCTGCCGGCCACCGAGAGCTTCGAGCAGGTCCCCCGAGACACCAAAGTCGAGAGCAAGTTCGGCACGGTCACCATCGACTTCGACAAGAAGTCCGACCACCTGTCGGTCGACATTCGCTACAACATCGCTGTCCAGCGGATCAAAGCCGAGGATTACCCGAAGTTCCGACAGTTCGTGTCCGAGATGACCGCGGCGCTCAACGAGACGATTGGCATTGGTAAAGAGCAATGA